TTTTTCCCGGATTGGCTGGATAAACTAAAACCGACCTATTATGATCTTGATTTAAAGTATGAAGGTGGGGAATCTAGTAATGAAGCAATGGACCGTGTTGTATCGGTAGTGGAGAATATTATAGAAAGTAATGCTACACATACTGTTATTGTAGCGCATGGAGGAATTATCTCTTTATTACTGCATTACTATGACCAAAGTTTTGGGTTTGAGCAATGGAAAGGTTTAAGCAATCCTGACGTTTATGAATTAAACATTTCAGATCAGGCTGTTAGTTATATACGTTTGTGGGATAATGGAAGTAAATAGTCCAGCATATCCTAGTTAGCTAAAAAACTACCATACATTTTTTAGCTTTTACACTATATTTATTCCAAATATAAGGTACTGTAAGACTCCCGCTTCAGGAATTGGAAGATGTGTGCTGGACAAGTCTAAGTGGAGATAACAGTACCTGAATTATAGTGGTTGTACACTAAGTCAGAATAACATACCAAAGCTTAAAACATTTGCACACAATGGGTGTTCCGTAATAACAATAAAGTTTATAAAAAAAAAGAATAAAACGTTGTCTTAAATTAACTTGAATAAGCAGACCACATGTCATGTGAAACAACATTTCCGTTTCAGCTTAAACGATTAAAAAAGTGTTGCAATTCATTGCTGTACTCAACGGAGCAGAAGGTTTAAGAAGTTGTTTTGATGAAAAGAAACAAGAGCTGGCAGAAAATCGCATAGCAAGTAGTTGTAAATACGTTTTAAAAGGGAGATATTATAATGAAAATAGAAACAGTGACTTGTAAAGGTGTGGGTAAACTGAATGAAGATTCGGTTATTATCAATGATGATATTTCGATCTATGGGGTCGCTGATGGAGTATCTTCTATCGTACCTTTTACTAATCAAGAAAACGAAACTGGCGGTTATATTGCCTCTAACCTAGTCAAAAATTATTATCAAACGCTTCATCGTTCCAGCAGTTTTCTGGATGATTTTGCAAAGATAAACACGCAACTGCAGAATAAAATGAACGAATATAATGTTGACACATTGAAAAAAGAACAATTATGGGGAACTGCATTAGCTTTGGTTAAAATTTCTCCATATGGAATAGACTTTATCCAAACAGGCGATTGTATGATTTTTGCTGTCTATGAAGACAATGCAGTAAGGACGTTAACTCGAGCGCAAACAGCACCTTTAGAAAAGGCTGTTATAAATAGATGGAAAGAGCTTATTGATAAAGGAGTAACCAAGCAAGCAGAATTGATGAAGGATGTCAAAGAAATTCTTATTACTAATAGACAAAAAAGCAATACTCCTGCTGGATACGGCGTGTTAAATGGAGAAGATGACGCTGTGAAATTTACTGAGTTTGGAAAAATAAATAAAAACGGGTTAAAGCATATCGTGATGATGACAGATGGACTCTTTCTCCCAAAAGAATTGGTTCCTGAACATGAGCATTACTGGGAGGTCATGGTTAACAAGATCCTTTCTAAAGGACTACAAGCATATGCAGATGATTTAATCGAGCTAGAGTCGTCTGATCCGGAATGTGTCAGGTACCCAAGGTTTAAAATGTCAGATGATAAAGCGGGGATATGGATCACGTTTTAACAGCGGATATAATACATAAAGCGAATGATTTAGCAAAGAACGCTTGGTTAGGTTTATGTATAAAGATGAACCTATCATTCCTCGACTAATGAGAATTAAAACAAGTAAGCATATCCTCTTTTTTGAAGCTGTTGATTATACCCCAAGCAATGCTTCAGTACATAATTAAGTATTTTGCAGGGAAAGAGTTACCGGTATATTTAGGTGATATTAATTAGGGAGGAAAAAGTGTATTGAAAAAGAATATTGATACGGAAGAAGCAATGATTAGATGGGATAGCTTTGCCGAATCGTACGCAGCAAACCATTCCGATCAAGGAGATGCGCATAAAGAAGTATTATTAAATCCAACGTTATTTTCTTTAATGGGAACAGTTGAGCATAAAAAGGTATTAGATGCTGGATGTGGTGAAGGATATTTCAGTAGGCTGTTAGCAAAATCAGACGCAATCGTAACAG
This genomic interval from Virgibacillus pantothenticus contains the following:
- a CDS encoding histidine phosphatase family protein; amino-acid sequence: MKPFADNKNLEIEREDRLMERVLSSTFFPDWLDKLKPTYYDLDLKYEGGESSNEAMDRVVSVVENIIESNATHTVIVAHGGIISLLLHYYDQSFGFEQWKGLSNPDVYELNISDQAVSYIRLWDNGSK
- a CDS encoding protein phosphatase 2C domain-containing protein; protein product: MKIETVTCKGVGKLNEDSVIINDDISIYGVADGVSSIVPFTNQENETGGYIASNLVKNYYQTLHRSSSFLDDFAKINTQLQNKMNEYNVDTLKKEQLWGTALALVKISPYGIDFIQTGDCMIFAVYEDNAVRTLTRAQTAPLEKAVINRWKELIDKGVTKQAELMKDVKEILITNRQKSNTPAGYGVLNGEDDAVKFTEFGKINKNGLKHIVMMTDGLFLPKELVPEHEHYWEVMVNKILSKGLQAYADDLIELESSDPECVRYPRFKMSDDKAGIWITF